In one window of Massilibacterium senegalense DNA:
- the lhaT gene encoding lipoprotein heptaprenylglyceryl N-acetyltransferase LhaT, translated as MQAFVYFLGRRPILWMLLIVNVLGTLYGYYWYRYQLEETPIQFLLFVPDSPTASLFFVIVLIGFLQKKHYGLFEALAFVSLVKYGLWAVGMNIFLGIKLGELDIMSVMLIFSHLAMAIEAVLYAPYYRIKGWHLAVSGIVILHNEIIDYVFQMMPRYSILNEYISQIGYVTFWLSIATIVIAYQMMLRKKRMVVELP; from the coding sequence GTGCAAGCTTTTGTTTATTTTTTAGGTAGACGTCCTATATTGTGGATGTTATTAATAGTGAATGTATTAGGGACACTATACGGATACTATTGGTATCGCTATCAACTAGAAGAAACACCGATACAATTTTTGTTATTTGTTCCCGATAGTCCAACAGCAAGTTTGTTTTTCGTGATTGTATTAATTGGGTTTTTGCAAAAAAAACATTACGGATTATTTGAAGCATTAGCATTTGTTAGTCTAGTGAAGTATGGATTGTGGGCAGTAGGAATGAATATCTTTTTAGGAATAAAACTTGGTGAGCTGGATATTATGAGTGTCATGCTAATTTTTTCTCATTTAGCAATGGCGATAGAAGCCGTTTTATATGCACCGTACTATCGAATAAAAGGTTGGCATTTAGCGGTAAGTGGAATTGTTATCCTTCACAATGAAATCATTGATTATGTTTTTCAAATGATGCCTCGATATTCGATTTTAAATGAATACATTTCACAAATTGGATATGTAACTTTTTGGTTAAGTATTGCGACGATTGTTATCGCATATCAAATGATGCTTCGTAAAAAGAGAATGGTAGTAGAACTTCCTTAG
- the qcrB gene encoding menaquinol-cytochrome c reductase cytochrome b subunit, producing MQKLYDWVDERLDITPMWRDIADHEVPEHVNPAYHFSAFVYCFGGLTFFVTVIQILSGMFLTMYYTPDIINAYQSVYYLQNEVAFGVIVRGMHHWGASVVIVMMFLHTLRVFFQGAYKKPRELNWVVGVLIFFVMLGLGFTGYLLPWDMKALFATKVGLQIAEAVPLIGGLAKTLLAGDSTIVGAQTLTRFFAIHVFFLPAALFALLAAHFVMIRKQGISGPL from the coding sequence ATGCAAAAATTGTACGATTGGGTCGATGAACGATTAGACATCACCCCAATGTGGCGTGACATTGCAGACCACGAAGTTCCTGAGCACGTAAACCCTGCATATCACTTTTCTGCGTTTGTTTACTGTTTCGGTGGTCTAACATTCTTTGTTACCGTCATCCAAATTTTATCTGGTATGTTTTTAACTATGTATTACACACCAGATATTATTAACGCTTATCAATCTGTATACTATTTACAAAATGAAGTAGCGTTTGGTGTAATTGTTCGTGGTATGCATCACTGGGGAGCGAGTGTTGTTATTGTCATGATGTTCTTACATACGCTACGTGTATTTTTCCAAGGTGCGTATAAAAAACCACGTGAACTTAACTGGGTAGTCGGAGTACTTATTTTCTTCGTTATGTTAGGGTTAGGTTTTACAGGTTATTTATTACCATGGGATATGAAAGCCTTATTTGCTACAAAAGTAGGTCTACAAATCGCAGAAGCTGTTCCACTTATCGGAGGCTTAGCGAAAACATTACTTGCAGGAGATTCGACAATCGTTGGAGCTCAAACTTTAACACGTTTCTTCGCGATTCACGTATTCTTCTTACCAGCAGCCTTGTTTGCTTTATTAGCGGCTCACTTTGTGATGATTCGAAAACAAGGTATTTCTGGACCACTGTAA
- a CDS encoding sporulation protein YpjB produces MKKALFLIFILFFIGNGQLSSESEYIQKLVQHSDELYQMIRNNQFEQAKQLSQQIEKDWSSKHYSLTLKETKMLSFTFFQVKESLNQAALSKKECENRALQFRLVTDTLLTNYQPLWKESKINVIKQFEQCQQNSTECSIFLEQFSLLLPAISLDITEERYVRLQSYVAFIERLTKENGTKEYAGQMEEIKQELVLLFEQQEENSVDPGFIWFISMVGSFIILSLIYVGWKKYKGEQEAKKRKEKE; encoded by the coding sequence ATGAAAAAAGCCCTTTTTTTAATTTTTATTCTATTTTTTATTGGAAATGGACAACTATCTAGTGAAAGCGAGTATATACAAAAGCTTGTTCAACACTCCGATGAATTGTACCAAATGATTAGAAATAATCAATTTGAGCAAGCTAAACAACTATCGCAACAAATTGAAAAAGATTGGTCCTCTAAACATTATTCATTAACATTAAAAGAAACGAAAATGTTATCTTTCACTTTTTTTCAAGTGAAAGAATCTTTAAACCAGGCAGCACTATCAAAAAAAGAATGTGAAAATCGTGCTTTACAATTTCGATTAGTAACGGATACGTTACTAACAAATTATCAACCATTATGGAAAGAGTCAAAAATAAACGTAATCAAGCAATTTGAACAATGTCAACAAAACAGTACAGAATGTAGTATTTTTCTGGAGCAATTTTCTTTATTACTACCTGCTATTTCGTTAGATATAACAGAAGAACGATATGTTCGGTTACAGTCTTATGTAGCCTTTATCGAACGTTTGACTAAAGAAAATGGGACAAAAGAATATGCTGGACAAATGGAAGAAATAAAGCAAGAGTTGGTACTTTTATTTGAGCAACAAGAGGAAAATTCAGTAGATCCAGGGTTCATCTGGTTTATATCGATGGTCGGGAGTTTTATTATTTTATCTTTAATCTATGTGGGTTGGAAAAAATATAAAGGGGAACAAGAAGCGAAAAAAAGAAAGGAAAAAGAATAA
- a CDS encoding YpiF family protein, with the protein MKWKTTDIDIYFQAKEYVDTALIPIFPIGWGEEVKTTVSLGEFIVLFADELERQFKGRLVQFPPFTYVKDEVAKQTRLVEWVRQLKEAGFQHVILLTSDVDWKRYEHELNGMLLWLPVLPLEHVEAQYKQEMLASQMKQIIQLITTEWQKEK; encoded by the coding sequence ATGAAGTGGAAAACAACAGATATTGATATTTACTTTCAAGCTAAAGAATATGTAGATACTGCATTAATCCCAATCTTTCCAATTGGATGGGGAGAAGAAGTAAAAACAACTGTGTCATTAGGTGAATTTATTGTCTTATTTGCGGATGAATTAGAACGACAATTTAAAGGCAGACTCGTTCAATTTCCACCTTTTACGTATGTAAAAGATGAAGTAGCGAAACAAACGAGATTAGTAGAGTGGGTAAGACAGTTAAAAGAAGCGGGATTTCAGCATGTTATTTTATTAACAAGTGATGTAGATTGGAAACGGTATGAGCATGAGTTGAATGGTATGCTTCTATGGTTGCCTGTTCTGCCACTAGAACATGTAGAAGCACAATATAAACAAGAAATGTTAGCTTCTCAAATGAAACAAATTATTCAATTAATTACAACAGAATGGCAAAAAGAAAAATAA
- a CDS encoding tetratricopeptide repeat protein, producing MKIEQIKERLDAGQFEEALVLMTDYKKEASDKELYELAEIYQQLGFMNEALVIIGKLKNNYPEDTSLVLAYSEILMDIDREEEAIQVLYEIGEDDENYVAALLLLADLYEMQGLTEVSEQKLLEAFEKQPSNHLLAFALGEFYYAEKDAKKAIYYYEQAVEKEAVILETSLHVQLGKALSECGKYEEALEHFEHGLKDKVDLDSLFSAGMTAFYAQKYEVAIRHLEELKQLDYEYTTLYYFLAKSYQEIGALEEAEENVEKGLYFDKHNAHLYYLAAEIAYKKGNMEEEKEYLLQVLQIEEHHYDAFLRLLEVFFETGEYERIIEWASSVDDTKEFPMYQWYLARAYRDLERYEEAAEAFEKVKATFDEDETFLEEYASFLMEEGRREEALECLKKIITINPARTDIFDQMDRLEFDDF from the coding sequence GTGAAAATCGAACAAATTAAAGAAAGACTAGACGCAGGGCAATTTGAAGAAGCGCTTGTTCTTATGACGGATTATAAAAAGGAAGCGAGCGATAAAGAACTCTATGAATTAGCAGAGATATATCAACAATTAGGATTTATGAATGAAGCGTTAGTTATTATTGGGAAATTAAAGAACAATTATCCGGAAGATACTTCGTTAGTATTAGCATATAGTGAAATATTGATGGATATAGATCGGGAAGAAGAAGCCATTCAAGTTCTTTATGAAATTGGGGAAGACGATGAAAATTACGTTGCAGCTCTTTTATTATTAGCAGATTTATATGAAATGCAAGGATTAACAGAGGTAAGTGAACAAAAACTTTTAGAAGCTTTTGAAAAACAACCTTCCAATCATTTACTAGCATTTGCATTAGGGGAATTTTATTACGCTGAAAAAGATGCAAAAAAAGCGATTTATTATTATGAACAGGCAGTAGAAAAAGAAGCGGTTATTTTAGAAACAAGTCTACATGTTCAACTAGGAAAAGCATTAAGCGAATGCGGAAAATATGAAGAAGCATTAGAACACTTTGAGCACGGGTTAAAAGATAAGGTGGACCTAGATAGTCTTTTTTCTGCTGGTATGACTGCTTTTTATGCACAAAAATACGAAGTGGCTATCCGACACTTAGAGGAGCTAAAACAGTTAGATTATGAATATACGACACTTTATTATTTTTTAGCGAAAAGTTATCAAGAAATTGGTGCTTTGGAAGAAGCGGAAGAAAATGTAGAAAAAGGACTTTATTTCGATAAGCATAATGCACATCTTTATTATTTAGCAGCAGAAATAGCATATAAAAAAGGAAATATGGAGGAAGAAAAAGAATACTTACTACAAGTCTTACAAATAGAAGAACATCATTATGATGCTTTTCTACGTTTGCTAGAAGTGTTTTTTGAAACGGGAGAATATGAACGAATTATTGAGTGGGCTTCGAGTGTAGATGATACGAAAGAGTTCCCTATGTACCAGTGGTATCTTGCAAGGGCATATCGAGACTTAGAGAGGTATGAAGAGGCAGCGGAAGCGTTTGAAAAAGTAAAGGCAACGTTTGATGAAGATGAAACGTTTTTAGAAGAATATGCTTCGTTTTTAATGGAAGAAGGGAGAAGAGAAGAAGCATTAGAATGCTTGAAAAAAATAATAACCATTAATCCGGCTCGAACAGATATTTTTGATCAAATGGATCGATTAGAGTTTGATGACTTTTAA
- a CDS encoding prephenate dehydrogenase gives MKENILVIGLGLIGGSIALAIKSENKGHVVGYDVFDNQMKAALSLGVIDEMAPNLSKAASEADVIILATPVEQTKKLITELCKLPLKEEVIVTDVGSTKQTIVQAASCFEEKNVSFIGGHPMAGSHKSGVTAARSHLFENAFYVLTPSELVTESAIERLKDVLRPTRARFITLSPKDHDQLVGVISHFPHIIASALVHLAEQMQQKQPLVSSLAAGGFRDITRIASSSPVMWRDILLHNRDVLLDIMDEWLEEMTQMKQKIMDADEMAIYEFFSDAKKFRDALPQKAKGAIPNFYDLYVDVKDYPGAISEVTSILAKAEISITNIRIIETREDIMGVLRLTFRSEADRENATILLHLSSFETFLTL, from the coding sequence ATGAAAGAAAATATACTAGTGATTGGGCTAGGTCTCATTGGTGGATCGATTGCTTTAGCTATTAAAAGTGAAAATAAAGGGCATGTTGTAGGATATGATGTGTTTGATAATCAAATGAAAGCAGCATTATCGTTAGGAGTCATTGATGAAATGGCTCCTAATCTTTCTAAAGCAGCTAGTGAAGCAGACGTTATCATTCTAGCAACTCCTGTTGAGCAAACAAAAAAATTGATTACAGAACTTTGTAAACTTCCATTAAAAGAAGAAGTCATTGTGACGGATGTTGGGAGTACAAAACAAACAATTGTACAAGCGGCATCTTGTTTTGAGGAAAAAAATGTTTCTTTTATTGGGGGCCATCCAATGGCAGGTTCTCATAAATCAGGGGTTACAGCCGCGCGGTCGCATTTGTTTGAAAATGCTTTTTATGTGTTGACCCCAAGTGAACTAGTGACGGAATCGGCAATTGAACGATTAAAAGACGTGCTTCGTCCGACACGTGCGCGTTTTATTACTTTATCACCAAAAGACCATGATCAACTGGTTGGGGTAATTAGTCATTTTCCACATATCATTGCCTCGGCATTAGTACATTTAGCGGAGCAAATGCAACAGAAACAACCGCTTGTTTCTAGTTTGGCAGCAGGGGGATTTCGTGATATTACCCGTATTGCTTCTAGTAGTCCGGTAATGTGGCGAGATATTTTATTACATAATCGTGACGTTTTATTAGATATTATGGATGAATGGCTAGAAGAAATGACGCAAATGAAACAAAAAATCATGGATGCAGATGAAATGGCTATTTACGAATTCTTTTCTGATGCGAAAAAATTTCGTGATGCATTACCTCAAAAAGCTAAAGGAGCAATCCCAAATTTCTATGACTTATATGTAGATGTAAAAGACTATCCTGGTGCTATTTCTGAAGTAACAAGTATTTTAGCGAAAGCAGAAATTAGTATTACAAACATTCGCATTATTGAAACGCGAGAGGATATTATGGGGGTATTACGTTTGACGTTTAGAAGTGAAGCGGACAGAGAAAATGCAACAATTCTTCTCCACTTATCCTCATTTGAAACGTTTTTAACCCTGTAA
- a CDS encoding menaquinol-cytochrome c reductase cytochrome b/c subunit: MHRGKGMKFVGDSRIPADKKPNVPKDYSEYPGKTEAFWPNFLLKEWMVGSVFLIGFLCLTIAEPSPLERMADPTDAAYIPLPDWYFLFLYELLKYEFAAGPYTVMGAVVMPGIAFTALILAPWLDRGPKRRPVDRPIATGLMLLSLASIIFLTWQSVVTHDWKAAEEQGKAVAEVEVDMESEGYNIFANQSCVTCHGEDLKGGAAAPALVGNQLNVEEVTDVIKNGRGAMPGGQFQGSDEELATLAEFIASLKAEE, encoded by the coding sequence ATGCATCGCGGAAAAGGGATGAAATTCGTCGGGGATTCACGTATTCCTGCTGATAAAAAACCAAATGTACCAAAAGACTATTCCGAATATCCAGGTAAAACAGAAGCATTCTGGCCGAACTTTTTATTAAAAGAATGGATGGTAGGTTCTGTCTTTTTAATCGGATTTTTATGTTTAACTATTGCTGAACCATCTCCTTTAGAGAGAATGGCAGATCCAACTGATGCTGCGTATATTCCATTACCAGACTGGTATTTCTTATTCTTATATGAATTATTAAAATATGAATTTGCTGCAGGTCCTTACACTGTTATGGGTGCAGTTGTAATGCCAGGTATTGCTTTTACAGCATTAATTTTGGCCCCTTGGCTTGATCGTGGACCAAAAAGACGTCCAGTGGATCGTCCAATTGCTACAGGATTAATGTTACTTTCTTTAGCTTCAATCATTTTCTTAACATGGCAATCTGTTGTAACGCATGACTGGAAAGCTGCGGAAGAACAAGGGAAAGCTGTTGCAGAAGTAGAAGTTGATATGGAGTCAGAAGGCTATAACATCTTTGCAAATCAATCATGTGTAACTTGTCACGGAGAAGATTTAAAAGGTGGAGCAGCTGCTCCAGCTTTAGTTGGTAACCAACTAAATGTGGAAGAAGTAACAGATGTAATTAAAAATGGTCGTGGCGCAATGCCAGGTGGACAATTCCAAGGTTCTGATGAAGAACTTGCAACTTTAGCTGAATTCATTGCGAGCTTAAAAGCGGAAGAATAA
- a CDS encoding RNA-guided endonuclease TnpB family protein: MANKAYKFRLYPTQEQAQLLAKTFGCVRFVYNKMLSERKEMYEQFKDDKETWKKQKFPTPAKYKEEFVWLKEVDSLALANAQLNLQKSYKNFFSGRAEFPKFKNRKARQSYTTNVVNENIMLLDGYIKLPKLKLVKMKQHREISSHHIIKSCTVSRTKTGKYYVSILTEYEHQPIQKEVQAVVGLDFSMNGLFVDSEEGKTANYPRFYRQSLEKLAKEQRILSRRKKDSNRWHKQRLKVAKLHERIANQRKDFLHKESHKLAKMYDCVAIEDLNLKGMSQALHFGKSVADHAWGMFTTFLQYKLEEQGKKLIKIDKWFPSSKTCSCCGRVKESLSLSERTFHCECGFVADRDWNASINIKQEGLRLLA; the protein is encoded by the coding sequence ATGGCAAACAAAGCCTATAAGTTCCGTCTGTACCCAACGCAAGAACAAGCGCAACTTCTTGCGAAAACCTTCGGTTGTGTCCGTTTCGTCTATAACAAAATGCTTTCGGAACGCAAGGAAATGTATGAGCAATTCAAGGACGACAAAGAAACATGGAAGAAGCAAAAATTCCCGACTCCCGCTAAGTATAAGGAGGAGTTTGTATGGCTCAAAGAAGTAGATAGTCTTGCATTGGCAAATGCTCAACTTAACTTGCAGAAATCATACAAAAATTTCTTTTCTGGTCGTGCTGAATTTCCGAAGTTCAAAAACCGTAAGGCAAGACAATCCTACACAACCAATGTGGTCAACGAAAACATTATGCTTTTGGATGGCTATATCAAATTACCGAAACTGAAACTTGTGAAAATGAAGCAACATCGGGAAATTTCGTCCCATCATATTATCAAGTCTTGTACCGTTTCTCGAACAAAAACAGGAAAATACTACGTTTCTATTCTCACCGAATACGAACATCAACCTATACAAAAAGAAGTACAAGCTGTTGTTGGCTTAGATTTTTCCATGAATGGCTTATTTGTCGATAGTGAAGAAGGTAAGACAGCCAATTACCCTCGTTTCTATCGCCAATCACTGGAGAAATTAGCAAAGGAACAGCGTATCCTATCACGCAGAAAGAAAGACTCTAATCGTTGGCACAAACAGCGTCTAAAAGTAGCGAAGCTACATGAAAGAATTGCGAACCAACGAAAAGACTTTCTCCACAAGGAATCGCACAAATTAGCGAAAATGTATGATTGCGTTGCTATCGAAGACCTCAATCTGAAGGGAATGTCACAAGCCCTCCATTTCGGAAAAAGCGTTGCTGATCATGCATGGGGCATGTTCACGACATTTCTCCAATACAAGTTAGAGGAGCAAGGGAAAAAGCTGATCAAAATAGATAAGTGGTTTCCATCATCCAAAACTTGTTCCTGTTGCGGTCGAGTAAAGGAATCTCTATCTCTTTCTGAGCGCACATTCCACTGTGAATGTGGTTTTGTGGCAGACAGGGATTGGAACGCTTCTATCAATATCAAACAGGAAGGATTGCGATTGTTAGCATAA
- the aroA gene encoding 3-phosphoshikimate 1-carboxyvinyltransferase encodes MMTKSIQMKQPVSLKGELIIPGDKSISHRAVMFASIAEGKTDISNFLLGADCLSTIDCFRKMGVKIEQEDSVVTVYGKGLTGLTEPEDVLDVGNSGTTTRLLLGILATLPFHVVVNGDESIAKRPMNRVTKPLKQMGAKIDGRENGNYTPISIRGGETKGISFESRVASAQVKSCLLLAGLNSEGTTIVSEPFLSRDHSERMLTAFGAKVTRKGTTVTIEGKQSLKGTSITIPGDISSAAFFLVAAAITPGSNLLLKNVGMNPTRIGIIDVLQKMNANVTILNEHIENEEPIADLRIQFSTLQATEIAGELIPRLIDEIPVIALLATQAEGTTIIKNAEELKVKETNRIDTVVNELKKLGANIEPTDDGMVIHGKTMLHGGHVTSYGDHRIGMMLAVASLLTDEAIILEQEESIKVSYPTFFEDFERILHVE; translated from the coding sequence ATGATGACAAAGTCGATCCAAATGAAGCAACCGGTATCGTTAAAAGGAGAATTAATCATTCCAGGTGATAAATCTATTTCGCACCGTGCAGTGATGTTTGCTTCCATTGCAGAAGGAAAAACAGATATTTCAAACTTTCTACTTGGAGCAGATTGTCTAAGTACGATTGATTGTTTTCGAAAAATGGGTGTGAAAATTGAGCAAGAAGATTCTGTTGTCACTGTTTATGGAAAAGGATTAACTGGGTTAACAGAGCCTGAAGATGTATTAGATGTTGGAAATTCCGGTACAACGACGCGATTATTATTAGGAATTTTAGCTACTTTACCCTTCCATGTAGTAGTAAATGGCGATGAGTCGATTGCAAAGCGACCGATGAATCGTGTGACAAAACCGCTAAAGCAAATGGGTGCGAAAATTGATGGACGTGAAAACGGAAATTATACACCAATTTCTATTCGTGGTGGGGAAACGAAAGGGATTTCTTTTGAATCGAGAGTCGCTAGCGCTCAGGTGAAATCATGTTTGTTACTGGCAGGTTTAAATAGTGAAGGAACAACCATTGTTTCGGAACCATTTTTATCACGTGATCATTCCGAAAGAATGTTAACAGCGTTTGGTGCAAAAGTAACGAGAAAAGGTACAACGGTCACAATAGAAGGAAAGCAATCATTAAAAGGAACATCCATTACGATTCCTGGCGATATTTCCTCCGCTGCCTTCTTTTTAGTAGCAGCTGCAATTACACCTGGTAGCAATCTCTTACTAAAAAATGTGGGTATGAATCCAACTAGAATAGGCATTATAGATGTGTTACAAAAGATGAATGCAAACGTAACAATTTTGAATGAACATATCGAAAATGAAGAGCCAATCGCAGATTTGCGCATTCAATTTTCTACCTTACAAGCAACGGAAATTGCTGGAGAATTAATTCCGCGATTAATTGATGAAATTCCAGTGATTGCTTTACTAGCCACACAGGCAGAAGGAACAACAATCATTAAAAATGCGGAAGAATTAAAAGTAAAAGAAACAAATCGAATTGATACGGTAGTAAATGAACTGAAAAAGCTAGGAGCGAATATTGAACCGACAGACGATGGTATGGTGATTCATGGGAAAACAATGCTTCATGGTGGACACGTGACGAGCTATGGTGATCATCGCATTGGAATGATGTTAGCAGTTGCTTCCTTATTAACAGATGAAGCAATCATCCTAGAACAAGAAGAATCCATTAAAGTGAGCTATCCTACTTTCTTTGAAGATTTTGAAAGAATCCTACATGTTGAATAA
- a CDS encoding zinc metallopeptidase, with product MSMLLYFALLILIPLLAQWGVKSTYRKYADVRNTRGVTGAEVARYILNQNGLYSVQVEEVPGTLTDHYDPRNKTVRLSTDNYYGTSIAGASVAAHEVGHAIQDATNYSPLRVRHALVPVANLGSSLSWIFILIGLILNSFQLTLVGVIFFAAAVLFQIVTLPVEFNASHRALGQLQSLQLLGPNEVSGSKKVLTAAALTYVAATLVAILQLVQFILAFLGQGDE from the coding sequence TTGTCGATGTTACTGTATTTTGCACTTCTTATTCTTATTCCTCTTCTTGCGCAATGGGGAGTAAAAAGCACGTATCGTAAGTATGCCGATGTCCGTAATACGAGAGGTGTGACAGGAGCGGAAGTAGCACGATATATTTTAAATCAAAATGGTTTATACAGTGTACAGGTAGAAGAAGTACCAGGTACGTTAACCGATCATTATGACCCACGAAATAAAACGGTCCGTTTATCAACGGATAATTATTATGGAACTTCTATTGCAGGTGCATCGGTGGCAGCGCATGAAGTAGGACATGCCATTCAAGATGCAACGAACTATTCTCCACTTCGAGTTCGTCATGCGCTTGTGCCAGTGGCAAATTTAGGTTCTAGTTTGTCATGGATTTTTATTTTAATTGGTTTGATTTTAAATTCTTTTCAACTAACATTAGTTGGTGTGATTTTTTTTGCTGCTGCAGTATTATTTCAAATCGTTACGCTTCCTGTAGAGTTTAATGCAAGTCATCGAGCATTAGGTCAATTACAATCGTTACAGTTATTAGGACCAAATGAAGTATCAGGATCTAAAAAAGTATTAACAGCAGCAGCGCTCACGTATGTAGCAGCTACATTAGTAGCAATATTACAGCTAGTACAATTTATTCTTGCATTTTTAGGGCAAGGAGACGAATAA
- a CDS encoding QcrA and Rieske domain-containing protein produces MSKEVTRRQFLSYTLTGVGGFMAAGMLMPLARFAIDPVLKGEAKGEMISVMNISDITTEPQRVDFQVRQVDGWYESDVPQSAWVFKNDKGEIVALSPVCKHLGCTVDWNTDPVHPNQFFCPCHYGRYEKDGTNVPGTPPLAGLDIYEYQEKGGKLLLGKPVPRDK; encoded by the coding sequence ATGAGCAAAGAAGTAACACGTCGCCAATTTTTAAGCTATACGCTTACAGGTGTTGGTGGATTCATGGCTGCAGGAATGCTGATGCCTTTAGCTCGCTTTGCAATTGATCCTGTGTTAAAAGGCGAAGCAAAAGGTGAGATGATTTCTGTTATGAATATCAGCGATATTACGACTGAACCACAACGGGTGGACTTCCAAGTTCGACAAGTCGATGGTTGGTATGAATCAGATGTACCGCAATCTGCTTGGGTATTTAAAAACGACAAAGGCGAAATTGTGGCACTTTCGCCGGTATGTAAACACTTAGGTTGTACGGTTGACTGGAATACAGACCCAGTGCATCCAAATCAATTCTTCTGTCCTTGTCACTATGGACGTTATGAAAAAGATGGAACAAACGTTCCGGGTACACCACCATTAGCTGGACTTGATATTTATGAATATCAAGAAAAAGGTGGGAAACTACTATTAGGTAAACCTGTACCACGAGATAAATAG
- a CDS encoding ReoY family proteolytic degradation factor yields MNLESAVSVNAKREFLQWFLKHYQLKRRECGWILNYLLTKDEVMQNVHFVEQVQYTPRGLFMATECVDEQPFCFYKRHIRTTDAEKSFHDIRLNQDEEIYIELLFQSSYFVPKYRAVLEENPFVPKHLQVKESDRLQAERLLKFSIRQFEVTTLKQKIDDALDQYDYEQFIQLTERLKKITAQK; encoded by the coding sequence ATGAATTTGGAAAGTGCGGTTTCGGTGAATGCAAAAAGAGAGTTTTTACAATGGTTTTTAAAACATTATCAATTAAAGCGTCGGGAATGTGGATGGATTTTGAATTATTTGTTAACAAAAGATGAAGTGATGCAAAATGTTCATTTTGTAGAACAAGTCCAATACACTCCAAGAGGGTTATTCATGGCAACAGAATGTGTAGATGAACAACCGTTTTGTTTTTATAAACGACATATTCGAACAACAGATGCCGAGAAATCTTTTCATGATATTCGTCTCAATCAAGATGAGGAGATTTATATTGAATTATTGTTTCAATCTTCTTACTTCGTTCCGAAATATAGAGCAGTATTAGAGGAAAATCCATTTGTTCCAAAGCACTTGCAAGTGAAAGAAAGCGATCGTTTGCAGGCGGAAAGATTATTGAAATTTTCTATTCGTCAATTTGAAGTGACAACATTAAAACAAAAAATTGATGATGCTCTTGATCAATACGACTATGAGCAGTTTATCCAACTAACAGAACGACTAAAAAAGATAACCGCTCAAAAATAA